Proteins from a genomic interval of Chroococcidiopsis thermalis PCC 7203:
- a CDS encoding PucR family transcriptional regulator produces the protein MQRNSTHISFTHTTQFTQVARLVTSKITELLSTQVFVVNCNNIIVASSKCERIGKVFHFQEQQETNYLRVPLHLKSEVGEVAIGEPFNGETISPRLAKVLVELIINQATVLNHRPNQQALKNQFVNHLLHGQIIDETEILRQAKLLGLDLSPPRAVILIDAAQYVLKPSAGESDGKNLEKATVRQRRRTQYAIGSIVNFFHLPDDTICADLGNGELVVLKASNTKNLGSWAERGNHTDSLNALWTNLAALKRAGDALLMRLRSDTGAAISIGIGRYHPGILGLARSYQDARMALSLGHRFNGCDRVYCLDRLGIAAFIGVADEQTKIELATHLLSPLDCELELLTTVEAFFARDCSPSATAKQLLIHRNTLNYRLDKIASLIGLDPRRFDDAVQIRLALLLRKLQY, from the coding sequence ATGCAACGTAATTCAACGCATATATCTTTTACCCATACTACGCAGTTTACACAAGTTGCTCGATTAGTAACAAGTAAAATAACAGAACTTTTGTCAACTCAAGTATTTGTAGTAAATTGTAATAATATTATCGTTGCCAGTAGTAAATGCGAGCGAATTGGCAAAGTTTTTCATTTTCAGGAGCAACAAGAAACGAACTATTTACGAGTTCCACTACACCTCAAATCAGAAGTAGGTGAAGTCGCAATTGGAGAACCATTTAATGGTGAAACAATTTCACCGCGTCTAGCAAAAGTTCTAGTTGAATTGATAATCAATCAAGCCACTGTACTGAACCATCGACCTAACCAACAAGCGTTGAAGAATCAGTTCGTCAATCATCTGTTACACGGTCAAATTATCGATGAAACAGAAATTTTAAGGCAGGCAAAGCTATTAGGTCTAGATTTATCACCTCCGCGAGCGGTAATTTTGATCGATGCTGCTCAATACGTATTAAAACCTTCAGCAGGTGAATCAGACGGCAAGAATTTAGAAAAAGCTACGGTGCGACAACGCCGCCGCACGCAATATGCGATCGGCAGCATAGTCAACTTTTTTCACTTACCAGATGATACGATCTGTGCCGATTTAGGTAACGGCGAATTGGTAGTTTTAAAAGCTAGCAATACCAAAAATCTTGGCAGTTGGGCAGAACGAGGAAATCATACAGATTCATTGAATGCGTTATGGACGAATCTAGCTGCACTTAAACGTGCGGGTGACGCTTTGCTAATGCGCTTGCGCAGCGATACAGGAGCAGCAATTAGTATTGGTATCGGTCGCTATCATCCAGGTATTCTTGGTTTAGCGCGATCGTATCAAGATGCGAGGATGGCACTCTCACTCGGTCATCGCTTTAACGGTTGCGATCGCGTCTATTGTTTAGATCGTCTGGGAATTGCTGCATTTATTGGCGTAGCTGACGAACAAACCAAGATTGAATTAGCCACGCATTTACTCAGTCCGCTCGATTGCGAATTGGAATTATTAACAACCGTAGAGGCGTTTTTTGCCCGTGATTGTAGCCCTTCAGCTACAGCCAAGCAGCTTTTGATTCACCGCAATACTCTGAATTATCGTCTTGATAAAATAGCTTCGTTAATCGGTCTCGACCCACGGCGCTTTGATGATGCAGTACAAATTCGGTTAGCGTTGCTATTACGTAAGCTTCAATACTAG
- a CDS encoding glycosyltransferase, producing MQVVIYTDSGGIGGAEISLSHLVASVSDRIEVTVIGTSELVVEAIARQRPQTAKIVLPKTPIHSLLAHLTALLQLRPDVVHVNLCTPWAGAMGLAAALILPGARVVRVDQLPLRTTDLLTWWRTRVLSLRVDAHVAVGEASARLMEDFYALGRNSVVSVPNCVPDLAEELQLLTVRPEGKVTIGSVGRLDAMKGHDILLRAIASVDGVQLVILGEGDERANLEQLAMELGISDRVNLLGWVENPRAYLPQFDIVAQPSRSEGFPLAIVEAMLAARPVVATRVGSVAEAVIDGETGFLVNRNDVVGLASALKQLRDDPQLRWHFGQRGREIAKANFTVKQMSDRYELLWRELLARPQVPRLFVPRPKD from the coding sequence ATGCAAGTAGTCATTTATACAGATTCCGGCGGAATTGGTGGTGCAGAGATTAGTTTAAGCCACTTGGTTGCTAGCGTTTCAGATCGAATTGAGGTAACAGTCATAGGTACATCTGAGCTTGTCGTGGAAGCGATCGCCCGACAACGCCCTCAAACCGCGAAGATAGTCTTACCTAAGACACCAATTCATTCGCTGTTGGCTCATCTCACAGCTTTATTACAACTACGTCCTGACGTAGTGCATGTTAATCTCTGTACGCCTTGGGCGGGAGCAATGGGTTTAGCTGCTGCTTTAATCTTACCTGGGGCGCGAGTCGTGCGAGTCGATCAACTACCACTACGGACAACGGACTTACTGACTTGGTGGCGGACGCGAGTACTTTCGTTACGAGTTGACGCTCATGTTGCTGTTGGTGAAGCGAGTGCGCGGCTAATGGAAGATTTTTATGCCCTCGGTCGTAATTCGGTGGTTTCCGTTCCTAATTGCGTTCCCGATTTGGCTGAGGAACTTCAACTCTTGACTGTTCGCCCTGAAGGAAAAGTAACAATCGGTAGCGTCGGGCGGCTGGATGCAATGAAAGGACATGACATATTGTTACGAGCGATCGCATCTGTTGATGGAGTGCAACTAGTCATTCTGGGTGAAGGAGATGAACGGGCAAATTTAGAGCAATTAGCGATGGAACTGGGAATAAGCGATCGCGTTAATTTACTCGGCTGGGTAGAAAATCCGCGTGCATACCTACCACAATTCGATATTGTCGCTCAACCATCGCGATCGGAAGGTTTTCCCCTAGCAATTGTAGAGGCGATGCTGGCTGCACGTCCTGTGGTTGCCACTCGCGTCGGTAGCGTGGCTGAAGCAGTTATCGATGGAGAAACAGGATTTCTAGTCAATAGAAATGATGTTGTAGGGCTAGCATCGGCACTAAAACAGTTAAGAGATGATCCGCAATTGCGCTGGCATTTTGGTCAAAGAGGGCGAGAAATTGCCAAAGCTAATTTTACAGTTAAGCAGATGAGCGATCGCTACGAACTACTGTGGCGCGAATTATTAGCCCGACCTCAAGTACCTAGATTATTTGTTCCTCGTCCTAAAGATTAA
- a CDS encoding glycosyltransferase family 9 protein: protein MSYSHRLPKVSQVAIARCLPGLGDLLCIVPALRALRAALPEARMTLIGLPNAQSFVKRFNCYIDAWLEFPGYPGIPEGWRSPQHTQAFLTQVQAQAFDLVIQMHGSGIVSNSFVVLLGAKLNAGFFLPGYYCPDPEWFLPYPDREAEVRRHLRLMAFLDIPLQGEQLEFPLWESDWWELQQISAVHDLQSQHYICIHPGASISDRRWSPRQFALVADAVAQQGYAIVLTGTVAETGLTEAVAEAMNTPAINLAGRTSLGALGALLKQAALLVCNDTGVSHLASALQVKSVVIFSNSDPDRWRPLDRDRHRIVFASNEGAIASVLTQAKDLLQQEASKSKVKS, encoded by the coding sequence ATGAGTTACAGCCATCGACTCCCAAAAGTATCGCAAGTGGCGATCGCCCGTTGCTTACCAGGACTAGGCGATCTACTATGCATTGTTCCGGCGTTGAGGGCTTTACGTGCTGCGTTACCTGAAGCACGTATGACACTGATTGGTTTACCTAACGCTCAAAGCTTTGTGAAGCGATTCAACTGCTATATAGATGCTTGGTTGGAGTTTCCAGGTTATCCAGGGATTCCTGAAGGATGGCGATCGCCCCAACATACTCAGGCATTTTTAACTCAGGTGCAAGCGCAAGCCTTCGATCTAGTCATTCAAATGCACGGTAGCGGTATTGTGAGTAATTCGTTCGTAGTATTACTAGGAGCGAAATTGAATGCAGGCTTTTTCTTGCCAGGATATTACTGTCCCGATCCAGAGTGGTTTTTACCCTATCCAGATCGAGAAGCAGAAGTAAGACGGCATCTACGTTTGATGGCATTTTTAGACATTCCCTTACAGGGCGAACAACTAGAATTTCCGCTTTGGGAATCTGACTGGTGGGAATTACAACAAATATCTGCGGTGCATGACTTACAATCTCAGCATTATATTTGCATTCATCCAGGTGCAAGTATAAGCGATCGCCGTTGGTCGCCACGTCAATTTGCCCTTGTCGCTGATGCAGTAGCTCAACAAGGGTATGCGATCGTTCTCACCGGAACCGTAGCAGAAACAGGTTTAACTGAAGCGGTTGCCGAGGCAATGAATACCCCCGCAATTAACCTAGCAGGACGCACTAGTTTAGGTGCATTAGGGGCATTACTCAAACAAGCTGCACTTTTGGTATGCAACGATACTGGAGTCTCGCATTTAGCATCTGCTTTACAAGTTAAGAGCGTAGTCATATTTTCTAACTCCGATCCCGATCGCTGGAGACCTCTAGATCGCGATCGCCATCGAATTGTTTTTGCTAGCAATGAAGGTGCGATCGCCTCTGTCTTAACTCAAGCAAAAGACCTCTTACAACAGGAGGCAAGTAAGTCAAAAGTTAAAAGTTAA
- a CDS encoding FAD-dependent oxidoreductase: MANPVLLTLDDDPGVLRVIERDLRREYGSRFRVMRSESGLTALKALQQVKLRREMVALFLVDQRMPEIAGVEFLEQAMELFPDAKRVLLTAYADTDAAIRAINTAKIDYYLLKPWDPPHEKLYPVLDDLLDDWISSCRPPFEGLRIVDSRWSPHLHQIKDFLARNHVPYQWLDIEAEAEAHQWTNYTESGAANLPLVLFPDGSHLIQPTNTQIAQKLGLRTHAQMPFYDLAIVGAGPAGLAAAVYGASEGLRTVLIEKEAPGGQAGTSSRIENYLGFPVGLSGADLARRAVTQAKRFGVEILSPQEVTGVRVADPYRILTLSDGTEVCCHAMLIATGISYRRLDIPGIDNLIGAGVYTGAAMTEALSCLNQEIYIVGGANSAGQAAVYLAKYASRVRMLVRGDSLAKSMSQYLIEQISATDNIEVRVHSSIAQVHGENCLEAVTIADAQTGEKRTVPTNLLFVMIGAKPRTDWLDGIVARDEQGFILTGASLNRNGCCNKGWMLDREPFLLESSVPGIFVAGDVRHGSVKRIASGVGEGSIAVQFIHQYLSKM, encoded by the coding sequence GTGGCTAATCCTGTTCTGTTAACTTTAGACGACGATCCAGGAGTTTTGCGAGTCATTGAGCGCGATCTCCGACGGGAGTATGGTAGCCGATTTCGAGTCATGCGATCGGAATCGGGTTTAACAGCTCTGAAGGCACTGCAACAAGTTAAGTTACGCAGGGAAATGGTGGCACTATTCTTGGTAGATCAACGGATGCCAGAGATCGCAGGGGTAGAGTTTCTCGAACAGGCGATGGAACTTTTTCCAGATGCAAAGCGGGTCTTGCTAACTGCATATGCGGATACTGATGCTGCCATCCGCGCCATCAACACAGCAAAGATTGATTACTACCTTCTCAAGCCGTGGGACCCGCCACATGAAAAACTATATCCCGTGCTGGACGATTTACTAGATGATTGGATTTCGTCTTGTCGTCCGCCCTTTGAAGGTTTGCGAATTGTTGATTCGCGTTGGTCGCCCCATCTGCATCAAATCAAAGATTTTTTGGCTCGTAATCATGTGCCTTATCAATGGCTGGACATTGAGGCAGAAGCAGAGGCACACCAATGGACTAACTACACCGAATCTGGTGCTGCAAATTTACCACTGGTATTATTTCCTGATGGTTCTCACTTAATACAACCGACAAATACGCAAATTGCCCAGAAACTCGGATTGCGAACCCATGCCCAAATGCCATTCTACGACTTAGCGATTGTCGGTGCTGGTCCAGCGGGTTTAGCAGCAGCAGTCTACGGAGCGTCTGAGGGATTGCGAACCGTGTTAATTGAAAAAGAAGCCCCAGGCGGGCAAGCAGGAACGAGTTCTCGGATTGAGAACTACTTGGGCTTTCCCGTTGGACTGAGTGGAGCGGATCTAGCCCGACGTGCAGTAACTCAAGCCAAACGGTTCGGCGTGGAGATTCTCTCGCCACAAGAGGTGACTGGTGTTCGAGTCGCCGATCCCTATCGTATTTTGACACTGAGCGATGGCACAGAGGTTTGCTGTCATGCAATGCTTATTGCTACTGGTATCTCGTATCGCAGACTTGATATACCTGGGATCGACAATCTGATCGGAGCTGGCGTATATACTGGGGCAGCAATGACTGAAGCACTCTCTTGCTTAAATCAAGAGATTTACATCGTTGGCGGGGCTAACTCAGCCGGACAAGCAGCAGTCTATCTTGCTAAATACGCCAGTCGTGTCAGAATGCTGGTGCGCGGCGATTCTCTCGCTAAAAGCATGTCCCAATATTTAATAGAGCAGATCTCAGCGACAGATAATATCGAAGTTAGAGTACACTCTAGCATTGCCCAGGTTCATGGTGAAAACTGCCTAGAAGCAGTTACGATTGCTGATGCCCAGACAGGCGAAAAGCGAACTGTTCCGACAAACTTACTCTTTGTCATGATTGGTGCCAAACCACGTACAGATTGGTTAGATGGCATCGTGGCAAGAGACGAACAAGGATTTATCTTGACCGGAGCAAGTTTAAACCGTAATGGATGCTGCAACAAAGGATGGATGCTCGATCGCGAGCCTTTTCTGCTCGAAAGTAGCGTACCTGGGATATTTGTGGCTGGAGATGTGCGCCACGGTTCGGTGAAGCGCATTGCTTCAGGGGTAGGAGAAGGTTCGATTGCCGTTCAGTTTATTCATCAGTACCTTAGTAAGATGTAA
- a CDS encoding site-specific integrase produces the protein MAELDLENAIALRDRLLATKTANTSRRVLAQLNACCKWAVERAILESNPFEGMTSKIKVAKSEADEIDPFDRAEIGAIVRGFETDRYFKHYTPFVKFLFMTGCRTSEAISLQWKHVSNDLSTILFEEAVVDGHRKGPKT, from the coding sequence TTGGCTGAGCTAGATCTAGAGAATGCAATCGCACTTCGCGATCGCCTGCTTGCTACTAAAACCGCAAACACTTCTAGACGGGTACTGGCACAACTGAATGCTTGCTGTAAATGGGCTGTCGAACGGGCAATACTAGAGTCAAATCCCTTTGAGGGAATGACAAGCAAAATTAAGGTAGCCAAATCTGAGGCGGATGAGATCGATCCCTTTGACCGAGCAGAGATAGGAGCTATTGTGCGGGGATTCGAGACTGACAGATATTTCAAGCACTACACGCCATTTGTTAAATTTCTCTTCATGACTGGATGCCGTACTTCTGAAGCTATTAGTTTGCAGTGGAAGCACGTCAGTAACGACTTGTCTACTATTTTGTTTGAGGAAGCAGTGGTTGATGGTCATCGAAAAGGTCCAAAGACGTGA
- a CDS encoding metal ABC transporter permease: protein MILEFSWVAIAGVNNLLELLQFPFMQRAIAGAILMGILGGFLGSFVTLRQLSFFSHAVGHAALVGVALGVLLQLNPTWMLLPFTLAFGLVVLYLIDQTNLSSDSVLSVVLSGALAIGVILSSLIQGYRGNLMGVLFGDILAIDTTDLILTSLVLIGSVIFLLPTLRQQILLTLNPTVAQVQGIPVRLYRYAFVVLLSLAVAVAIKAVGVLLVNAFLVIPAATAKLVSHHFTRFLVISVMLGVVSSIVGIMLSGLLNFASGPSIVLVQFLLFTFIFSWVKLIWKTA, encoded by the coding sequence ATGATTTTAGAGTTTAGCTGGGTTGCTATTGCTGGAGTTAATAACCTACTCGAACTGCTTCAGTTTCCCTTCATGCAAAGGGCGATCGCAGGAGCGATATTAATGGGTATCCTTGGCGGTTTCCTGGGTAGCTTCGTCACCCTACGACAGTTATCTTTTTTCAGTCATGCTGTAGGTCATGCAGCTTTGGTAGGCGTTGCTTTAGGGGTTTTGCTTCAGTTAAATCCTACCTGGATGCTACTCCCATTTACCCTTGCATTCGGCTTAGTTGTCCTCTATTTAATTGACCAAACAAATTTGTCGAGTGATAGCGTATTGAGTGTAGTACTATCGGGTGCATTAGCAATAGGTGTCATCCTCAGCAGCCTGATCCAAGGATATCGCGGCAATTTGATGGGAGTCCTATTCGGAGATATTCTGGCGATCGATACTACGGATCTGATCTTGACCTCTTTGGTGTTAATTGGCAGCGTTATTTTCTTACTACCTACCCTGCGTCAGCAGATTCTCTTGACTCTTAACCCTACAGTGGCACAGGTGCAGGGTATCCCCGTGCGCCTCTATCGCTACGCTTTTGTTGTCTTGCTGTCACTAGCTGTAGCCGTAGCAATTAAGGCTGTAGGCGTGTTATTGGTGAATGCTTTTTTGGTCATTCCCGCCGCTACTGCCAAGCTTGTGAGTCATCATTTTACCCGCTTTTTAGTCATTTCCGTGATGCTTGGGGTTGTTAGTAGCATTGTCGGCATTATGTTATCGGGTCTACTCAACTTTGCTTCTGGTCCTAGTATCGTTCTCGTCCAATTCTTGCTATTTACATTCATTTTCAGTTGGGTGAAGCTCATCTGGAAAACGGCATAA
- a CDS encoding ArsR/SmtB family transcription factor, translated as MSVYSASDRAKPNSTSEADRLQCHPPHPVDVDGVNHLQSCVLKTEKAQRMAEFFSLLGDANRLRILSLLAQKELCVCDLAATLDMTESAVSHQLRTLRAMRLVSYRKQGRNVFYNLQDSHVLNLYQSVAEHLDEEI; from the coding sequence ATGTCAGTTTACTCTGCTTCCGATCGGGCTAAACCAAACTCTACCTCAGAGGCGGATCGTCTTCAGTGCCATCCACCACATCCTGTAGACGTGGATGGAGTTAATCATCTACAAAGCTGCGTCCTGAAAACCGAGAAAGCGCAGCGGATGGCTGAATTTTTTAGCCTCTTAGGAGATGCCAATCGGTTACGAATTCTTTCATTATTGGCACAAAAAGAACTCTGTGTCTGCGATTTAGCCGCCACTCTAGACATGACTGAATCGGCTGTCTCCCATCAGTTGCGGACATTACGTGCTATGCGGTTGGTGAGTTATCGCAAGCAGGGACGCAATGTTTTTTACAACCTCCAAGATAGTCACGTTCTTAATCTCTATCAATCTGTTGCCGAACACTTGGACGAGGAAATCTAG
- a CDS encoding sensor histidine kinase: MLEALRQTALFAELTDEQLQWLAEHGSLIQLAAGEYLALEGEPPKNFYVLAEGEIQLTKKVGDIERHMMTFGPGTYTGHELILLDMPYFASGRATKASRVLKWDTHAFWQMLTRCPSITRDLLVITAQRTQILETTSRHHEKLLALGTMAAGLAHELNNPAAAVSRGAKHMHELFQELLLLALSLNQQQMTSTQMTFLANILQDAIARAATPLQLDPLVQSDREDEIAIWLEANGVEDSWNLAPTLAVAGLDTEWLDVVIEHVPTQSLGKVLTWIEATLTGLGLLDEIEQSAGRISELVKAVKEYSYMDRAPMQDLDVHQGIESTLIMLGHKLKGGVTVSRKYDRSLPTICAYGSELNQVWTNLIDNAIDAMDGRGQIWIRTALDNNDLLVEIADNGPGIPPDIQGRIFEPFFTTKGVGQGTGLGLVISYRIIEKHRGDIRFHSEPGNTCFHIRLPIAPCQVQNRQENSSTQLSSTQLSSILVGGELC; this comes from the coding sequence ATGCTTGAAGCTTTAAGGCAAACAGCGCTCTTTGCAGAACTCACAGACGAGCAATTGCAATGGTTAGCCGAACACGGTAGCCTGATTCAGCTAGCCGCTGGAGAGTATCTAGCGCTTGAAGGAGAGCCGCCGAAAAATTTTTACGTGCTTGCAGAAGGCGAAATACAGCTGACAAAGAAGGTTGGTGATATAGAAAGGCATATGATGACCTTTGGACCAGGAACGTATACAGGTCACGAGTTAATTTTATTAGATATGCCTTACTTTGCTAGCGGACGAGCTACAAAAGCAAGTCGCGTGTTGAAATGGGACACACATGCTTTCTGGCAAATGCTAACCAGATGTCCTTCGATTACACGGGATCTGCTGGTCATAACAGCCCAGCGGACACAAATCTTGGAAACAACATCACGACACCACGAAAAGCTACTTGCACTAGGTACTATGGCAGCTGGTCTTGCCCACGAACTTAACAATCCAGCAGCAGCAGTCAGTCGAGGTGCGAAGCACATGCACGAATTATTTCAAGAATTGCTCTTGCTAGCACTCAGTCTGAACCAGCAGCAGATGACAAGCACGCAAATGACTTTTCTGGCAAACATTTTGCAAGACGCGATCGCGCGCGCCGCAACACCACTACAGTTAGATCCGCTCGTGCAGAGCGATCGGGAAGATGAGATCGCCATCTGGCTTGAGGCAAACGGCGTTGAAGATAGTTGGAATCTCGCCCCTACCCTGGCAGTAGCAGGACTGGATACAGAATGGCTAGATGTTGTCATAGAACATGTGCCTACTCAATCCTTGGGTAAAGTACTGACCTGGATTGAAGCAACTCTAACTGGGTTGGGGTTGTTAGACGAAATTGAGCAAAGCGCGGGACGCATTTCTGAGCTAGTGAAAGCAGTCAAAGAGTATTCCTATATGGATCGAGCGCCAATGCAGGATTTAGACGTACACCAGGGAATTGAAAGTACGTTAATTATGCTAGGTCACAAACTTAAGGGTGGTGTAACTGTGTCGCGCAAGTACGATCGCAGCCTGCCTACTATTTGCGCCTATGGAAGTGAGTTGAACCAAGTTTGGACTAACTTGATTGACAATGCGATCGATGCAATGGACGGACGCGGACAAATCTGGATTCGTACAGCGTTAGACAATAATGATTTGCTCGTAGAGATTGCTGACAATGGACCAGGCATTCCGCCAGACATTCAAGGGCGTATCTTCGAGCCATTTTTTACCACTAAGGGTGTGGGTCAAGGAACCGGCTTAGGTTTGGTGATTAGCTATCGAATTATTGAGAAACATAGAGGCGACATCCGCTTTCATTCTGAGCCAGGCAACACTTGCTTTCACATTCGCCTGCCGATCGCTCCGTGTCAAGTGCAAAATCGTCAGGAAAACTCAAGTACTCAACTTTCAAGTACTCAACTTTCATCAATCTTAGTGGGTGGCGAGTTATGCTAA
- a CDS encoding glycosyltransferase — protein MRILTWHVHGSYLYYLTQANHEFYLPVKPGKPEGYGGRLPGFIWGDNVRDIPAEEVRNLEFDCILFQSRKNYLQDQYEILSESQQRLPCIYLEHDPPQEHPTNTKHIVDDRDVLLVHVTHFNQLMWDNGRSPTRVIDHGVVIPTNVQYTGEIAKGLVVANGLGKRGRRLGADIFERVRQSVPLDLVGMDAESLGGLGEVPHAQLAQFTAKYRFFFHPVRYTSLGLAVCEAMMVGLPIVGLATTELATVVENGISGYIDTDLDRLIEQMRSLIANPDLAHCLSAGARQQAQKRFNIQRFTRDWDEAFFSVVQRSLSAAA, from the coding sequence ATGCGAATTCTCACTTGGCACGTTCACGGTAGCTACTTGTACTACCTAACTCAAGCAAATCATGAGTTTTATTTACCCGTGAAACCTGGCAAACCAGAAGGCTACGGCGGACGTTTACCTGGTTTTATTTGGGGGGACAACGTGCGAGATATTCCAGCTGAAGAAGTACGAAATCTTGAATTTGACTGCATTTTATTTCAGTCGCGCAAAAACTATTTACAAGACCAATACGAAATTCTATCCGAATCGCAGCAACGACTACCTTGCATTTATTTAGAACACGACCCCCCTCAAGAACATCCGACGAATACTAAACATATAGTTGACGATCGCGACGTGCTATTAGTTCACGTCACCCATTTCAATCAATTGATGTGGGATAACGGGCGATCGCCGACTCGCGTTATCGATCATGGCGTAGTTATTCCTACCAACGTGCAATATACAGGAGAAATCGCCAAGGGATTAGTAGTTGCCAACGGTTTAGGCAAACGAGGACGGCGTTTAGGTGCAGATATTTTCGAGCGCGTGCGTCAGTCCGTACCGTTAGATTTAGTTGGAATGGACGCAGAGTCTCTAGGTGGACTAGGAGAAGTTCCCCACGCCCAACTAGCTCAATTTACTGCAAAATACCGTTTTTTCTTTCACCCAGTTCGCTATACCAGTTTGGGGTTAGCAGTATGCGAAGCGATGATGGTAGGGCTACCCATTGTTGGTTTGGCAACCACAGAATTAGCCACAGTGGTAGAAAACGGAATTTCCGGTTACATCGACACCGATCTCGATCGCTTAATTGAGCAAATGCGATCGTTGATTGCTAATCCCGATTTAGCTCATTGCCTCAGCGCAGGGGCGAGACAACAAGCTCAAAAACGCTTCAACATCCAACGATTCACCCGCGACTGGGACGAAGCCTTTTTCTCGGTCGTCCAACGTTCCTTGTCAGCCGCCGCTTGA